From Leptolyngbya sp. KIOST-1, one genomic window encodes:
- a CDS encoding ABC transporter permease subunit has protein sequence MIEGLISGLFNGISIGAVLLIVALGLAIVFGLMGVINLAHGELMMFGAYTTFVVQNAAQSIGGVAPDLYIFAALPLAFLVAAALGLLLERTVIRHLYGRPLETLLATWGVSLILIQTIRSISWPMALGLLVFAVLFVGGRWVLTRYTNWEQIRAWANPVFVLLSAAIALLTWIWIGNAASAQFVRPWFGARNVNVASPSWLRGSISLGTGIQLPMARLFIILLTTLCVLAVYWFLNRTAWGLRIRSVTQNRGMSACLGIPTGQVDAITFALGSGLAGVAGCVVTMLGAVGPNLGSNYIVDAFMVVVVGGVGKLVGSIVASLVIGTVVYLVGSGTLATMFPPAAAFQPFIDFFTFFATTSMARVMVFALIIAFLQVRPAGLFPPKGRAVEL, from the coding sequence GTGATAGAAGGCTTAATTAGTGGCCTATTCAACGGCATTAGCATCGGCGCGGTGCTGTTGATTGTGGCTTTGGGTTTAGCGATTGTGTTTGGTCTGATGGGGGTCATTAACCTGGCCCACGGTGAGTTGATGATGTTTGGGGCCTACACCACCTTTGTGGTGCAGAACGCGGCCCAGAGCATCGGCGGGGTTGCCCCCGACCTCTACATTTTTGCGGCGCTGCCCCTGGCGTTTTTGGTGGCGGCGGCCCTGGGCCTGCTGCTAGAGCGCACCGTGATTCGCCACCTCTACGGGCGGCCCCTGGAGACGCTGCTGGCCACCTGGGGGGTGAGTCTGATTTTGATCCAGACCATTCGCAGTATTAGCTGGCCCATGGCCCTGGGGCTGTTGGTGTTTGCCGTTCTGTTTGTGGGCGGGCGCTGGGTGCTGACCCGCTACACCAACTGGGAGCAGATCAGAGCCTGGGCCAACCCGGTGTTTGTGCTGCTGTCGGCGGCGATCGCGCTCCTCACCTGGATCTGGATTGGCAATGCCGCCAGCGCTCAGTTTGTTCGGCCCTGGTTTGGGGCCCGCAATGTGAATGTGGCCTCGCCCAGTTGGCTGCGGGGCAGCATATCCCTGGGAACTGGGATTCAGCTGCCCATGGCGCGCCTGTTCATCATTTTGCTGACCACGCTCTGCGTGCTGGCGGTGTACTGGTTCCTGAACCGCACCGCCTGGGGGCTGCGGATTCGCTCGGTGACTCAAAACCGGGGTATGAGCGCCTGTTTGGGTATCCCCACCGGACAGGTGGATGCAATCACCTTTGCCCTGGGCTCTGGACTGGCGGGGGTGGCGGGCTGCGTCGTCACCATGCTGGGCGCTGTGGGGCCAAACCTGGGCAGCAACTACATTGTGGACGCCTTCATGGTGGTGGTGGTGGGCGGTGTCGGCAAGCTGGTGGGCAGCATTGTGGCGTCCCTGGTGATCGGCACGGTCGTCTACCTGGTCGGGTCGGGCACCCTGGCGACGATGTTCCCCCCGGCAGCAGCGTTCCAGCCGTTCATCGATTTCTTCACCTTCTTTGCCACTACCAGTATGGCCAGGGTGATGGTGTTTGCGTTGATTATTGCCTTCCTGCAGGTGCGGCCCGCCGGGCTGTTCCCGCCGAAGGGTCGAGCAGTGGAGCTGTAG
- the urtC gene encoding urea ABC transporter permease subunit UrtC, with product MTTEATMQPRRAVKASQKRKFVIEAIAVVAVALILVVILPLFLTPFRLNLLGRFLALGIVALGIDLIWGFTGLLSLGHGIFFALGGYAFAMFLQLNSLPEGSIPEFFGLYGVRELPWFWQPFNSFPFTLLAIVLIPAIVAGLLGYLVFRNRIRGVYFSILTQAALVVFFNFFNGQQELINGTNGLTTSTTTFLGQRVGSGEMRMFFYIATVVALVAMYALCRWLTSGRFGRMLVAIRDDENRVRFSGYDPTAFKVLVFAVSGAIAGVAGALYSVQSGIISPQAMDIAFSIEMVIWVAVGGRATLVGAILGAVLVNMARSLLSERFPDVWLFFQGALFLIVVTALPDGIIGWGRRTFGSTVSKALGIAPTTLPYLDDSPEPVAASETPEFAEK from the coding sequence ATGACGACTGAAGCAACTATGCAGCCGCGCCGGGCGGTTAAGGCCAGCCAGAAGCGCAAGTTTGTGATCGAGGCGATCGCTGTTGTAGCGGTTGCCCTGATCCTGGTGGTGATTCTGCCCCTGTTTCTCACCCCCTTCCGGCTGAACCTGCTGGGGCGGTTTCTGGCCCTGGGCATCGTCGCCCTGGGTATCGACCTGATCTGGGGGTTCACCGGACTGCTGAGCCTGGGCCACGGCATTTTCTTTGCCCTGGGGGGCTACGCCTTTGCCATGTTCCTCCAGCTCAACAGCCTGCCGGAGGGCAGCATCCCCGAATTCTTTGGCCTCTACGGGGTGAGGGAGCTGCCCTGGTTCTGGCAGCCGTTCAACTCGTTTCCTTTTACGCTGCTGGCGATCGTGCTGATTCCAGCGATCGTGGCGGGGCTACTGGGCTACCTGGTGTTCCGTAACCGCATTCGCGGCGTGTACTTTTCGATCCTCACCCAGGCTGCCCTGGTGGTGTTTTTCAACTTTTTCAACGGCCAGCAGGAGCTGATCAACGGCACCAACGGCCTCACCACCTCCACCACGACGTTTCTGGGCCAACGGGTGGGCTCTGGCGAAATGCGGATGTTCTTCTACATCGCCACGGTGGTTGCCCTGGTGGCCATGTATGCCCTCTGCCGCTGGCTGACCAGCGGGCGCTTTGGCCGCATGCTGGTGGCCATCCGCGACGACGAAAACCGGGTGCGCTTCTCCGGCTACGACCCGACCGCCTTTAAGGTGCTGGTGTTCGCGGTGTCCGGGGCGATCGCCGGGGTTGCCGGTGCCCTCTACTCTGTGCAGTCGGGTATCATCTCTCCCCAGGCCATGGACATCGCCTTCTCCATCGAGATGGTGATCTGGGTGGCCGTGGGCGGTCGGGCCACCCTGGTCGGGGCCATCCTGGGCGCGGTACTGGTGAATATGGCCCGCAGCCTGCTCAGCGAGCGCTTCCCTGACGTGTGGCTGTTCTTCCAGGGGGCACTGTTCCTGATCGTGGTCACCGCCCTGCCCGACGGCATCATCGGCTGGGGACGCCGCACCTTTGGCTCCACCGTCAGCAAAGCCCTCGGCATCGCCCCCACCACCCTGCCCTACCTCGACGACAGCCCCGAACCCGTAGCAGCCTCTGAAACCCCCGAGTTCGCCGAAAAGTAG
- the urtD gene encoding urea ABC transporter ATP-binding protein UrtD, protein MSTKVLDIQDVTVSFDGFKALNHLNFSMDEGELRVIIGPNGAGKTTFLDVITGKTKPTEGAAYFKGQDVRKFKEHQIARLGIGRKFQTPRVYLNLTPRENLELSCNREKNVFATLFKKTPTAEKRTVGGLLETIGLDHKADIPAALLSHGEKQWLEIGMLVAQSPDLLLVDEPVAGLTDEETEQTGKLLMSLAESHSIVVIEHDMEFVRQIARQVTVLHQGTVLCEGTMDEVQNDPKVIEVYLGKETHITPEQMLLLRIAATMAWSDHNFADIQQEVILDRLSRKFAQDPEAQADLRGDLNDLLAREIPLEELVPQLTTQAQREEALMLSYEVISSNQINQTEAVVYQKLLNLLGLPPETVSRLEVAALEELAARG, encoded by the coding sequence ATGAGCACCAAAGTCCTCGACATCCAAGACGTCACCGTCAGCTTCGACGGATTTAAGGCCCTTAACCACCTCAACTTCTCCATGGATGAGGGCGAGCTGCGGGTGATCATCGGCCCCAACGGCGCGGGCAAAACCACCTTTCTGGACGTGATCACCGGCAAAACCAAGCCCACCGAGGGGGCCGCTTACTTTAAAGGCCAGGATGTTCGCAAGTTCAAAGAACACCAGATCGCCCGCCTCGGCATTGGCCGCAAGTTCCAGACCCCCCGCGTCTACCTCAACCTGACCCCTCGCGAAAACCTGGAACTCTCCTGCAACCGCGAGAAAAACGTCTTCGCCACCCTGTTCAAGAAAACCCCCACCGCCGAAAAGCGCACCGTCGGTGGCCTGCTGGAGACCATCGGCCTCGACCACAAGGCCGACATCCCTGCGGCCCTGCTCTCCCACGGTGAAAAGCAGTGGCTGGAGATCGGCATGCTGGTGGCCCAGTCCCCCGACCTGCTGCTGGTGGATGAGCCGGTGGCGGGCCTCACCGATGAAGAGACCGAGCAGACCGGCAAACTGCTGATGTCCCTGGCCGAGAGCCACTCCATCGTGGTGATCGAGCACGACATGGAGTTTGTCCGTCAGATTGCCCGCCAGGTCACCGTGCTGCACCAGGGCACCGTGCTGTGCGAGGGCACCATGGACGAGGTGCAGAACGACCCTAAGGTAATCGAAGTCTACCTGGGCAAAGAAACCCACATCACCCCCGAGCAGATGCTCCTGCTGCGCATCGCCGCCACTATGGCCTGGTCCGACCACAATTTTGCTGATATCCAGCAGGAGGTGATCCTCGATCGCCTCAGCCGTAAGTTTGCCCAGGACCCCGAGGCCCAGGCCGACCTGCGCGGCGACCTGAATGACTTGCTAGCCCGAGAAATTCCCCTGGAGGAGCTGGTGCCCCAGCTCACGACCCAGGCCCAGCGCGAAGAAGCGCTGATGCTCAGCTACGAGGTGATCAGCTCTAACCAGATCAACCAGACCGAGGCGGTGGTTTACCAAAAGCTGCTGAACCTGCTGGGGCTACCTCCGGAGACCGTGTCCCGGTTGGAGGTTGCTGCCCTGGAGGAGCTTGCTGCTCGGGGGTAG
- the urtE gene encoding urea ABC transporter ATP-binding subunit UrtE, protein MTTTLPSPTLQDPATAPMVEISGLNFYYGESHILRDVNLTVPKGQMVCLIGRNGVGKTTLLKNIMGVLRPRTGEIRFEGQVVNGLSPDRRARLGVGYVPQGREVIPRLTVRENLLIGQEALGRRGKPLKEVPEHIYELFPVLKTMLDRMGGDLSGGQQQQLAIARAIMGQPKLLVLDEPTEGIQPSIILDIEAAVKQIIKTTGISVLLVEQHLHFVRQADYYYAMQRGSVVANGPTRELTNDIIQEFLAV, encoded by the coding sequence ATGACCACTACCCTCCCCTCCCCCACCCTGCAAGACCCCGCTACCGCCCCCATGGTCGAGATCTCGGGGCTGAACTTTTACTACGGCGAGAGCCACATTCTGCGGGATGTGAACCTGACGGTGCCCAAGGGGCAGATGGTGTGTTTGATTGGCCGCAACGGCGTGGGCAAGACCACCCTGCTGAAGAACATCATGGGGGTGCTGCGGCCCCGCACCGGCGAGATTCGGTTTGAGGGCCAGGTGGTGAATGGGCTATCGCCCGATCGCCGGGCTCGGCTGGGTGTTGGCTACGTACCCCAGGGCCGGGAGGTGATCCCCCGGCTGACGGTGAGAGAAAACCTGCTGATCGGTCAGGAGGCGCTGGGCCGGCGTGGCAAGCCTCTGAAGGAAGTACCGGAGCACATCTACGAACTATTTCCGGTGCTGAAGACCATGCTCGATCGCATGGGGGGAGACCTCAGCGGTGGGCAGCAGCAGCAGTTGGCGATCGCCCGCGCCATCATGGGTCAGCCCAAGCTGCTGGTGCTGGACGAACCCACCGAGGGCATCCAGCCCTCGATCATCCTCGACATTGAAGCGGCGGTGAAGCAGATTATCAAGACCACGGGCATTTCGGTGCTGCTGGTGGAGCAGCACCTGCACTTTGTCCGCCAAGCCGACTACTACTACGCCATGCAGCGGGGCAGCGTGGTCGCCAACGGCCCCACTCGCGAACTCACCAACGACATCATCCAGGAATTTTTGGCCGTGTAG
- the treY gene encoding malto-oligosyltrehalose synthase gives MRIPTATYRIQFNSTFGFAAAQGIVDYLKNLGVSDIYASPIFKARQGSTHGYDVVDPTQLNPELGGQEAFQPLIDTAHHHGLGWLQDIVPNHMAYDGQNRYLMDVMEYGANSPYFDFFDIEWEGPEELGGKVLAPMLGDFYDRCLERGEIQLSYDESGLSVNYYGLQFPVRIESYGRFLSYQSGRLAQHLDKRDRTFIKISGILYLVKNAIVDLHGREYRDQAQFAKGLLWDVYQDSDEVREFIDQNLVIFNGTPDQPSSFDLLDELLSEQFYRLSFWKVGAEELNYRRFFTVNELICLKVDNEQVFDQTHDLICQMVKGGQFNGVRVDHIDGLYDPTRYLERLRDRLGDTYIVVEKILESEETLPSGWPIQGTSGYDSLTQLNGVFCQQENQDWFTHIYQQLTGESTPYTELVRQKKQLIADTNLVGDINNLARFLKRVCQQYRYGRDLTLYGLRTAIEEVLVAFPIYCTYANEKGISERDLAYVQEAIESARRRIPQLVNELNLIEKFLSLNYEGSLPDEEKAQWLHFVMRLQQFTGPLMAKGLEDTLFYSYNRFISLNEVGGSPGHFGLSIRQFHQRQQQRQQQWPHAINATSTHDTKRSEDVRARLNVLSELPTEWEAAVNSWRSLNGSHKTVVRDRVVPDANDEYFLYQTLVGAFPFDDSELGSFSDRLAEYVVKAVREAKVHTAWLRPDADYEDGYVAFTRAILTPGDDNAFLKAFRPFQQRIADYGIYNSLAQVVLKLLLPGVPDIYQGQELWDFSLVDPDNRRPVDYNLRRHWLHELQHWAEGDRPSLLQNLLEYRRDGRIKLWVTHCGLSVRRAYPELFELGDYQPLFARGTAEDSVVAFARQRGNQWVVAIAPRFLTRFVAEGDYPIGKAWADTTLALPHHVSTWQNWITGETVTAAEDTPLATLLDTFPVAILIGEATE, from the coding sequence CCTGGGCTGGCTCCAGGACATTGTGCCCAACCATATGGCCTACGACGGCCAGAACCGCTACCTGATGGATGTCATGGAGTACGGGGCCAACTCGCCCTACTTCGACTTTTTTGATATCGAGTGGGAAGGGCCAGAGGAGCTGGGCGGCAAGGTTCTCGCGCCCATGCTAGGCGATTTTTACGATCGCTGCCTGGAGCGGGGCGAAATTCAGCTCAGCTACGACGAGTCGGGCCTCAGCGTCAACTATTACGGCCTTCAGTTTCCGGTACGAATTGAGTCCTACGGGCGGTTTTTGAGCTACCAGTCGGGGCGACTGGCCCAGCATTTAGACAAGCGCGATCGCACCTTCATCAAAATTTCTGGCATTCTCTACCTGGTCAAAAATGCCATTGTCGATCTGCACGGGCGCGAGTACCGCGACCAGGCCCAGTTTGCCAAGGGGCTACTGTGGGATGTCTACCAGGACAGCGACGAGGTACGCGAGTTTATCGACCAAAATCTGGTCATTTTTAACGGCACCCCCGACCAGCCCAGCAGCTTTGATCTGCTCGATGAGCTGCTGTCGGAGCAGTTCTACCGGCTCTCGTTTTGGAAGGTGGGGGCAGAGGAACTCAACTATCGCCGCTTCTTCACCGTCAACGAGTTGATTTGCCTCAAGGTGGACAACGAGCAGGTGTTTGACCAGACCCACGACCTGATCTGCCAGATGGTGAAGGGCGGGCAGTTTAACGGCGTCAGGGTGGATCACATCGACGGGCTGTACGACCCCACCCGCTACCTGGAGCGGCTGCGCGATCGCCTGGGCGACACCTACATCGTGGTCGAAAAAATTCTGGAGTCTGAGGAAACCCTGCCCTCGGGCTGGCCGATTCAGGGTACCTCGGGCTACGACTCCCTGACTCAGCTCAACGGCGTTTTTTGTCAGCAGGAAAACCAGGACTGGTTTACCCACATCTACCAGCAGCTGACCGGAGAATCGACCCCCTACACCGAGCTGGTGCGGCAGAAAAAACAGCTGATTGCCGATACCAACCTGGTGGGGGACATCAATAACCTGGCCCGCTTTCTCAAGCGGGTGTGCCAGCAGTACCGCTACGGCCGCGACCTGACCCTGTACGGTCTGCGTACCGCCATCGAGGAGGTGCTGGTGGCCTTCCCGATCTACTGCACCTACGCCAACGAAAAGGGGATTTCGGAGCGGGATCTGGCCTACGTGCAGGAGGCGATCGAATCGGCTCGCAGGCGCATTCCCCAGCTGGTCAACGAGCTGAACCTGATCGAAAAATTTCTGTCGCTCAACTACGAAGGTTCGCTCCCCGACGAAGAAAAGGCCCAGTGGTTGCACTTCGTCATGCGCCTGCAGCAGTTCACCGGCCCGCTGATGGCCAAGGGCCTGGAAGACACGCTGTTCTACAGCTACAACCGCTTTATCAGCCTCAACGAGGTGGGCGGGTCGCCGGGGCACTTTGGCCTCTCGATTCGGCAGTTTCACCAGCGACAGCAGCAGCGGCAGCAGCAGTGGCCCCACGCCATCAACGCCACCTCCACCCACGACACCAAGCGCAGTGAGGATGTGCGGGCACGGCTCAACGTGCTGTCGGAGCTGCCCACGGAGTGGGAGGCAGCGGTGAACAGCTGGCGCAGCCTCAACGGCAGCCACAAAACGGTGGTACGCGATCGCGTGGTGCCCGACGCCAACGACGAGTATTTTCTCTACCAAACTCTGGTGGGGGCCTTCCCCTTCGACGACAGCGAATTGGGCAGCTTTAGCGATCGCCTGGCCGAGTACGTGGTCAAGGCCGTGCGCGAGGCCAAGGTGCACACCGCCTGGCTCCGCCCCGATGCCGACTACGAAGACGGCTACGTGGCCTTCACCCGCGCCATTCTCACCCCCGGCGACGACAATGCCTTTTTGAAGGCGTTTCGGCCCTTTCAGCAGCGGATCGCCGACTACGGCATCTACAATTCCCTGGCCCAGGTGGTGCTCAAGCTGTTGCTGCCCGGGGTGCCCGACATTTACCAGGGTCAGGAACTGTGGGACTTTAGCCTGGTTGACCCCGACAACCGCCGCCCGGTGGACTACAACCTGCGCCGCCACTGGCTGCACGAACTCCAGCACTGGGCCGAGGGCGACCGCCCCAGCCTGCTGCAAAACCTGCTGGAGTACCGCCGCGACGGACGCATCAAGCTGTGGGTGACCCACTGCGGCCTCTCGGTGCGGCGGGCCTACCCCGAGCTGTTTGAGCTGGGCGACTACCAGCCCCTGTTTGCCCGGGGCACCGCCGAAGACAGCGTGGTAGCCTTTGCCCGGCAGCGGGGGAATCAGTGGGTAGTGGCGATCGCGCCCCGTTTTTTGACTCGGTTTGTGGCTGAGGGCGACTACCCGATTGGCAAAGCCTGGGCCGACACCACCCTAGCCCTGCCCCACCACGTCAGCACCTGGCAGAACTGGATTACCGGTGAAACAGTGACCGCCGCCGAAGATACCCCCCTGGCGACCCTGCTGGACACCTTCCCGGTAGCCATCCTGATTGGCGAAGCCACGGAATGA